Part of the Schistocerca cancellata isolate TAMUIC-IGC-003103 chromosome 9, iqSchCanc2.1, whole genome shotgun sequence genome is shown below.
TTACACCTCATTGAGTATTCTAGCCAAACGTAAGCAAAAGGGTAATTTGAAAATTTCGTGtaacacaacattttctgtttctaTGTGCTTTCCATGAGCAAAGTGATTGTCAAGAGAAGCTGGAAATGAGCTCCAATTTGCAAATGAAGCTTTTCCAGACCCATGTATATATATAATACATTTTAAacttctacgtgtgaggaatgttgccTGGAAGTTTGCCACACTTTTTTGTTAGATCCTGTTTCTTGGTTCCTGTACGACGTTAGCTGTTGAACAGTGTTACGGAATGCAAGGCACACTTCGCCGCTAGATGAGTGTTTGTGGCCGCTCACAAATGCACTCAACAGCCGCTATCTTTAGCTTCAGAAGATACGTTATCAGCCTCCTTCATGTGGTTTACCCCGTAACACAATTACGACATTGTTTCTCACGCTTCGGGCAAAGGATGAGTAGGCCGCAAAGGACAATTGATGTGGGCCTGCGTGCTGATAAACGAGGGGAAATTTGAAGCTGGCGTTACGCAGAGCTCGCCGACCAGCTGCGCACTCGTGTCTGCTCGATGGAGTGCGTAAATCGCCGCCTCCACTCAAACGACTAATGTAAGGTGGCCAGCAGTCGGGAGTGGCGCTTTTGCGTGTGTCTGGTGTGCTTCTTTGTTCAGTCCAGCGCCCCACCGCCATGCCTCTGGAGCAGTGTCTGGGTCGCAAATACAAACTCGAGAAGACCGAAAACTTCGATGAATTCCTCAAGGCTTTCGGTGAGTCTGACGTACCTCTAGAGCAGCTATAGACACTGTATAACAGCGCTGAAAATCACAGCGACCACGTGATTACGTCCGCTACGGAAACACCTTTAGCATAGCAATCATTTTTTCAGAAGACCGTATCTGCAATCAAAAGTCTTGTGCAATCAAAAGTCTGGAATACAATAAGTGATGTAGATGGTTGCAATTTACACGAAAATGCTGTGAGATGATGCGGCCATTTGGATGCACTTCTGATAACTTTTCTTATGTTTTGATCACACTTTTAATTATCCAACAATCTTACGCGTTTCGACTTCACATCATTTTCAAAGGCTCACTCCATTCGTACAAGCGTGGAAAAGCGGCGTTGCGAAAATAGTGTTTCTTGCCCGCCAAGCTCGTTGTAGGGCAATGATATCTCTCGACTGTTATAGATTGAAGACTTGTTTCCGGGACGCCGCAATTCCACGTCTGTAGAAATCCAGTGAGCCTCTGAAAGTGACGTAAAGTCGAAACTCGCAAGGttattggaaaaataaaaatgttgtcaaGACATAAGAAAACTTATTGAAGGTTATGTAGGTGGATTGAAAACACGTTTGTGAATATCTTTTCCGAAGCAAATGTCTTTATCCGTGCAATGTTAAGTAATGAATGCGTTCATCACCACCTTCCTTAATGTCCGCCGACATCTTGCTTTCATTTgggataattaaaaataaattttcagtaggCCGTGCATTCTTTATTTACATAATGAGTTTCGGTCAACTGACCATCATCAGATTCTCACATAAAACTATTCACAGCATCATTTGCGAGGAAATGTATAGTAAAATAATTAAGCGCAGACGATAAGAGCATGAATTAGACACTGTTATCGTATTGTAACATAAATTACATCATCAGTCTATAAAACTTTGCAAGGCAGTACATTCATTCATGTTACAAGTGCAATCGGCGTCAACGCTGTAAACAGATTCATACCACATCAAATGATGAGTGTTACAGCGTTAATGGCGACTGCAGTTATAACATGGAAGAGTGCGCAGTTTTTATAAACGACGATATAATTTGTATTACAATACGACAATAGTGTCTAATTCATGGTTTATCATCTGAcgttattaattttatatttcagCGAACAAGATGCAGTGAATACTTTCTTCTGAGAACCTGTGGCCGTCACTCTGCCCAAACTGAttgtgtaaataaagaattttGTCAGCAGCTCAAGGCGGCAACATGATTATTTCGAAGAATAAAAATAAACTTGAATCGGGAATCTCTCGTGCATACATAGATGTGACATCTATTGCTTTTATCAATACTGCCCTTTCTCAATCCTGTTTCAGATTCCAATACAGCTCAGGTATAAAAGGGTTTTTATTTTTATCTCCCAGAATCTCTCCAGCAGTACGTctagttacgttactgttaaaacgGAAAAGGTGTTGACTTTTAACTTTTTCTTACTGAAACACCTTTAAAATATTACACAGAAAATACATTAGTCTCACAAGATACTCAAGTTTCGACACGGTGGCCCACGGGAACCAAAACACTGCTGATATCCGCTGCACATGAATGACGTTACGAGAGAAACAATTGTGATAGTGTCAGATATTGTCTGTATCTTTTGATTAGCTGTTCGCTAATCCGAAACAGCCTCTGGATGATGCTCTGTGCTATTCAGTTAAAGCCGTAAGGTCTATATCGGAATTCAGCCGGATCTTGTCAGGGAGGTAGCGAAATCAGTAAGGTGCAGTAGGTGTCACACGATTATTTCAGACGTAAAACTTGTAATCTGAAGGAATTGTCTTCCCTGAAGCATTTAGTACTGGTCTGTAATCTAGCCACCTTGAAGTGCTtttgttccatatttttgtgtgtgtattggaTGAACTACTTTTCTGAGTGGAAGAGAAGGAGTAAGAGAATAGCGAAATGACGAAGACGTGCCATAAACAAAATTATGTTTCTGGAAACCGAGTGTCAACCTGTTTAACAGaaattcatttttgagacattaaCACATTATTCTGCGTATACCATTTTAAAAGCAGTTGTACTCTTGCCATAGTGTGTCCTCGTTGATGATAAAtgctaaattaaaataattatttgtgccactttttattttatgccatGATGCCTTTCGAGGGCTTTAAGTCTCGTCTTCTGGTGGTTAGTggattacattacatttttgtttgctAGATGGAGTCAATTGCCTGTTTTGAGTTTCATTGCGCAACAAATAAGGTGTAATCAGCAGTTGTTAACGCAATAAAACACTAGGATtacaaattttaaacaataatGAAGCTACTTATAACATCTtctagcagaaataacactgaggTTCGTCATAAATATACATTTTGATCTTTAGATGTCACATAACCACGAACCAATAACATAATCAGCTCGGAGATTGTACAGACATTGAGATACGCTACCTTGTAAGTCAAAGAGAATTCATTTCTTCCTTGCATCGCGTATCAAAAACCCAgataacaaatatattattttataattctTTACAAACTATTTTCTTACGaatattattattgtaaataataaaaattcgAAAAATGAAAAACTTACAAACCTAATTTCATCTTATTTATTTGTTATCTTTAACTTTGGCAATTTGGGAATTGTTTCATGGGTTAGGTCACTCAGAATCAGATAGTAGCATTTACGACACAGAGCATGTTTTTGACAACACAGTTAACAACCCAGTAATACTCCACACACTAAACTATGGCCACAGACTGAACCACTACTAAGAACTTGAGATATTTAATCATAACAGAagacatgaacaatacacacacacaatgacaaagCTGAGACAGTGTCAATGAACTTCGTTAGGCGCTTCTTAAAAAAGCTAGGTCTGTTTTTGAGCGACCTAAATCACAAAACAATTTCCAAATCATTAAACTGAAGCATGGCAGATAAATATGTTGAAATTAagtttataactgttttatttttcatatttttgtttttttttcaataataatattcgtaaacaaaatgattttaaacatCTGAACAATTATATATTTGCTTTCTGTATCTTTGATTAACAGTGGAAGCTAGTGATGAATGCTCTTTCACTTAAAAGGCACTCTATCTCCTCATCTGTAGAATCTCGGAACTTTTTGTGTTATTGGTTCGTGTTTCTGTGATATCTAAAGATGACCATGTATATTTATGATGACCCTCAGGTTTCTTTCTACTGGAACATTTTGTAAGTGGATTTATTATTGTTTAACATTTGTGGGATCAGTGTTGTATCACTTTAACAACTACTAATTATACTTTATCTGTGCCGAAATAAAACTCAAAATAGACACCTGGCTGCAACCgtaaacaaaaatgtaatgtaatccACTGAGCCACACGAATATCGGGGTGTAAGCCCTCGAAAAGTGTCGTGTTGTAAACTGTCGCGTGTTCCTAACTACAGCCCAGCAGGGACGACATAAAGCTGTTTTGATCATTTACGGTAAATTAAAACTATGTGTAGAGGTTTCGCTAAGCTTCGATCCCAGAGTCTTGCATTTCGTGGGTAAGGCTCCTTcctgactatttttcgaccgtgactgtctcaagaaatatgtaaaggttttttaaattaccactaccagtcacaaactttgtcaaacattgtattacttatttatttagcgtcatgtttcgagggttaaacctcatcttcaggctaaatggcattacaaaaacaactttacaataaggtcatactgatgttacatagtcttttcgtaaatgctgtggtcatcctgtggaagaagagaaactcagtaagaggcgatgtcactttggaagctggactaaaATGTTTTGTAATGGTCACTCACTTTGTACTTCTGACGTGGCAGTCGCGTTGTGATGCGTTGCGGCGTCTCCATGTCCGTGGTTCTCTTGGTCGCTGTTCAAAAAtcgtcactaacatagcagtaactcgATAATGTCTATCACGAACATGAAATAGACACTCTATCACAACCCACaactaaaaataacaacaaacaatgtgacACAGCTTCCACACACAACTTCCAAAAATCCAAGTACATATCATTACCATGTATAGGTGTCATATCAGACAAAATAGCCAAACTGTTTAAAAAAACAGACATCAAGATCACCTTTGTCGCCAACAACAACTTAAAAGAGAAACTGATACATGACATCTCACATAccacagagaaacttaacaaagcaggaatttataaaattacaatcagtcattgcaacaaatattacattggccaaacggaaagaaattttaaaacccgcTTTAAAGAAaacattgactgtttcagacttttcaaaccgaataaatcagctaTAGTGAAACATATAAacgaaacaggacacagtgttaaAATGGACAACGATCTCTaagtactacataatttagaaaagagctgggAAATGGACATCTTGCACAAAATGGAAATATTTATCCATGGCCACATGGagaataacgagatcctgaatgagACGACaaacttcaaaaattcacattatttttccAATTTCACTGCAGTACTCCTAGAATAACATTacagtcgtttgactctagccccagcaataaattagaaatatgtaaaataaatagtttatttcatgatgTGTACATcaatattgtaacaggtgctcaatttgtaatgtatttcgccAGCCTActtctgtaatacgataacaagacgtacAGAAGACATGTATACATCTGCCACCACATacatcgacaaatcgatagtcaaatcgaatcCAGCTGTATTTCGacagccatcttgtccactgcactacagaaatgtttgtgatcgtgtttccaagttactgccatGTTAgtaacaatttgtgaacagtggtcAAGAGAGCAATGGAAATGGAAACGCCGCAACGCATCACAACAAGGCTGCCACGTCAGAAGAGCAAAGTGAGTgaacattacaaaacattttcgtgcaaacatcagtccagcttccaaagtgacatcgcctcttactaagtttctcTTCttgcacaggatgaccacagcatttacgaaaagactatgtaacatcagtatggccttattgtaaagttgttttcgtaatggcatttagcctgaagatgagttttaaacctcgaaacatgtcgctacgGTAGGTCGAGTCTTTCACTTGGTCTTTTGGAAACAACTGAAACAGCCTTGGGGGAGAAAAGGCAGATTTGTTCGACTCTCAGTTACACATCTACGTTAGCTTAATCAACAATGGCTATTATCCATTAATTTATGTTTTGTTAATACAGGTAACCACCATAAATTCCGGGCACTGATATCGGTATCTGCTATGATTTGTTATTAGTTACTGCTATTGAGAATGCCATGGAAATTGAATGTTCTCATTGGCGACGCTATCGTTCATTCTCTTAACTTATTTCAATTTTGTCATTCAATAACACGTCCAATTgcaaaatttttcagcatttttacgGTGTCTTCCTAAGTTTTTGCCGCGTTTTTTTCCATTTCCCCTCATTGCCTGTAGTATACCACAATTTGAGTCTTCCTGTTGAAATAAGTCTATCTTTTCTTAACCTGcgaaacagaaaatgaaattagTCAAACTAAACTAGAGAAGTGAATCCATGTTAGCAAATCAGGAGCTTTCCAGTAGGAAGTTACTGCTTTTAACGGTTATGGTATTCTTATGGCACCCCGTCATTCCaataagtttcgagactggattaataaaaaatagataaaggttaagatggtggttttaatgtctCAGCTGTTCTACATAGCCTCCCCTCACTTGCGTACAATGCACAGGAAGTTCATACCACCATGTCACaaagtcagaaaagtccttctttgggatctTTTTCAATTCACGCATGACATTCGTACCTTCTTCGGTGTTGGGAAACTGTCACTGATCCATTTGGCACttcgtagttttgtgaagtttgtattgataATACCAAGTGCCGTCAAGTAAAATAATTTTTGCAGAGAAGACTTGTTTCCGTGTGCCATTCAATCAAGTCAGTGTAGGTATCCATGCGTCGTTGTTTTTGTTTAAGAGTGAAGGCGTGCAGGACAAACTTGGcacacacttttcttttcttcaaaaaattctgaAGGAACACTTGATTTAACCATGTTCAATTCGTCGCTCCATTGTGAATTTAGAAAGAACGTCTTTGACGCCCTGTGGCCAcacatccactacttaacactgcctgctcacaactgactggtcgaatctCACCTGTTTACATTTGTTAGTTCAAACTGCCACCTACGGTACTGCACTGATGTCCCCTATACTGCAGGAACGTTTTGGACAGATGACATATAAATGGGCATACCTTCTTTGGGTTCACGATATATAATATCTGTTGTTAATTATCTTATTGGTGATAGATTTTCTTCAAGCTTTCCCACTAACAATGTTACTTTCCATTGTGGCCCTCTTAGATTTTCTTTATACTTATAGGATTTGAAGGTGAAGCCACAAAAAAATAGTTAACTGGTTCCAATATTGCTAATAGTAACTTGTTTTATCtttatttaaattccatatttatttacatatataaatattcattaaCAAATATAGAAGCATAATTTTTAATAAGAGGAAcactcttttatttttaattattaattacgCGAAAATGCCAGTAGTCACAATAAActaaaaattaagataaaatgtGTGACACCAtatagaaaatttgatttttttttgtaactACAGAATGAGCAGTATTGATGACGTACTTTACATTCTTTCATTTAACGACAAGGCATTCCACATGTCTCTatcatattttaatttgtttttgtatgacCAGTAATCAAAAATAAAAGAGCTGTTGCttttcagtatttgttaattaacgTTTCTGTTTGTTAATAACGATATCATTTAAGTAAAATTCAATCCAAATTTAAGTAAAAGCTACTAACGTAAATCGAACTAACAGCTTTATttatctccatgaagctgagctacagcCCTATACGTTTCAGTTAGCATTAGGAAaaggccaggatggttccttccagAAGGTCACTGTTTGTTCTTTCCCTCGTCCTTATCAAATCCAAATCAGTACCATGTTCCTAATGAATTTTGTGTCAACAGGGCACTGAACTCCAGTCTTTTTCTTTTGACATGCACCTTCTACATGCATATCAAGGGTTGTACTGAATGGATAAATATATTTAAGGAATGACAGGATAGGAGCCACCAGAAGCTGTGGCAAAGTGTGTTTCTTCATGGACAAACACCCTCAGTCAAACCAACATCTTCAACTCATTACATACTAATGAAAATGTGTAAGAAATGTTACAGGTCAAAATATCGTCAGATATGTAATTATTATATACAATTATTATCAGGTGCAGTATCTATATGAAATATTTAGAACTATTTTATACAGAAAGACATTAAAATGTATTGTGTACAAATGTATACACATTGTATTCATGTAACAAGAAAACCTGTCATTTATTGTTGCACCCTTTCTCTTCATACACTTTTCCGCCAGTCACTAGGTACACAAATCGACAGTCTGTTGCAGTGTGTAGCATACTGTCTGACAAAGTCACATCACATACTGACAAAGTAATTAGCTAACACTTGTTTTCAAGTCACAGCAATGATTTTGATCACTGGGTAGGATGTGCGAAGATGTTTAGATAGTCGATAGTAACACCATCAGAGATATATAGCTTACAATATGTATTTCCTTGGTTGTGGACAATGAACGAAATTTGGAAAACAGAGGAAGCACATGGAGGGTCAATCATTAAAATTTACATACCAAGTATAGATTTGACTAGTATAGCCATCTGGTGCCAAATAGTACACCAAAGTATACACACATTATATGATTGGACACAATGAATGCAAATTTTGTCTATAAAATATTTCATCTTATGCGGTATTACAAGATACAACTTTGTTAATTTTACATTATTATAAAAATTGCCAAAACTTACATCAATCTGTGCAGCAAACATTCTATAAACAGATGATTTGTTACAAACGTATCACATACAGACAGCTTTGTTAAAATCATTTTGATATTTTACTCtttcgtaaaaaaaagaaaaaaagtaatataTAAAACAATATGGTCTTAATGAGGCTACAATGTAAATCATGCTTGTTTTACCAGAGACATGTTTAACAGTGCAATGcacttagtaattgacggaaaaatgGGTAAGGTAATGCATACATGTATAAGAAACAGGCACTCACGTTAGATGTTTACGTATCTGCACTGTGTAGACACATGTATACTATGAAATTTAATGTCTttatgaataatatatttttaattatttcatttatttgctgCAGCTAACAGTAATTATGTATTTGATGCTCTAACTATTTTGGCTTACaatatttctaataactttttattaATACAGTATATAGGTGGCTTGAAGAAGGTGGCctgactgaaactggttgttcTTGAAAAGTGCACATCACAGAATATTTTTGTGCTTTCCCTGATGCCTATCTTTAAATAAAAAACCTTTGTGTAGCGCTGTTTATAGGAAATATTTTggagaaatgtgttgctacaggtgCGAGTTACCTAGTCCGGAAGATGGCACAGGTGGCGACCCCAGTGGTGGAGTTGTCACAGGACGGAGAGACGTACACATTCACTTCTGTGTCTCCCTTCAAGACGAGTGTCCTCAAGTTCAAGTTGGGTGAGGAGTTTTCAGAGGAGCGCCACGACGGCGTCCAGGTGAAGTCAGTCATCCAGCTTCAGGACGACAGCACGCTGTTCCACCTGCAGCGCGGTGACCGGGACACCACCATCACCAGGCGCTTCACTCCAGAGCGAGTCACCATAGTGAGTACATTCCATACGACGCCATATTATACTGACAGTAATGTAATCTGGGCAGACAATCACGGAGAATACTTTGTGGTGGGCTGTTCCCGCTCGAGAACCCGGCCGCAGACAGACGGGCACTTGCAGGCTGCAGGGGGCAGGGGTAGGCAAAAGGCTGAGATGCGGGCAGTGAGGGGACCCAGTTGTAGCGTATGTGACCGCGACCGTACTGCTCTGACTCACGGCCCGAGGGTTGGCCAAGCTGTTCGTGCATGCATGTGGAATGGGGCTGTGCCTGCCCGCGAGTGTGCCGAAGGCCGCAGCACCTATGCCCCGTGGGACAGTGTTGAAACAGCCTGCTTTTTTACAGTCTCCAGTAAGCACACGCTCCAGCCATTGCCTACCTTAATAACTGCCAACAATGAGCAGTGACACATGGTGCACTGATTCTGCTCCTGACCCTCCAcagataaaagaaaactgaaagTACGTACGAAGGTTTCGCTACAGGCCTCGTTCTAGTGGGAAGAAACTGTTATGGTGTAATTGGATTTTTAAGTTTTGTGTGTCGATGGTGGAGTTGGCCACAGTTTACGGTTCAAAACTGGTTATCGAATATGGATCACTGCTGGAAGTCCCGATATACATTTAATGTATGTTGCTGGTAGATGTACTGCCTAGAAAGAAAACTGAAAGTATGTACGAAGGTTTCGCTACAGGCCTCGTTCTAATGGGAAGAAACTGTTATTGTGTCATTGGATTTTTAAGTTTTGGATCGTCGGTATACGATGTGTGGCTATATAAtaatgggactactgctgtaacacattttatttcaaaaacatacatatttagttattcTAACCCTCAATATACTCCCATCCTCTACCCCTAAAACTTTCCAACCggattttccattgatggaaacagtgctggaagctTTCCTCTGCATGCTTCCTGATTACACGTcccgctttttctttcactgcttctacAGACTGAAAGCTTGTTCCTTTTAATGCCAATTTGGCCTAGGGGAATAGGCAAAAGTCATATGGTGCTAGGCAAGATGAATAATGTTGTTGGTCTAAGACTGTGATACCGTAGTTCGCTACAAACCTCTAACCAGACAGCACGGTATGAACTAGTGCGTTGTCCCTCTACACAACCCATGAGTCGCTCTTCCACAGTTCAggtcctttttttattttctcacgGAGTTGAGCAAGACCGCCAAGGcagtaattttgaaaaaaaataatttgaCCGTAATGAATCCTGTGAAGACACACAGTTCCATCAATATCGAAAAAAAAACAGTCTTCATCGCTTTGAGTTTTGAGTTGCTCAATCACGTTTTTTCGCTCTAGGTGAAGACAGGCCCTTCCAATGCATGGACTAGAGCTTAGTTTCTAGATCATAAGATCTGTCACAAGTTTTCAATGTTATTaaaagtgtcagtacaaacattttcattttcacgaacttctttttgttcgatcgtgagaatttttgGCACCACTTTTACACACACTTCTCTCATATTAAATTTCTAATATGTATGAGACTGCTTCTGATCTATCTTTCTACCACAGCTGCGCAAGGACGATCTGTGAGTGTCTTAGGAATTTGGTGTTGGCcctacggcctgcaaggtaggaagacaccACCTCATCCATGCAGAGTTCAGACGAGTGCAGCAGTACAGAGagcgatgtaatcagacaatgatctcaaagtcggttccactacactccctgtaaaggaaacgttatcgctaacagaaattagtgtgtgGGTTCAGGCGTAACTATATGTCACCAAAAATGAAAATCATTGTTAAGGTTGTTTTCCTTCTAAGTAAGACTTCGTGTCATAGCAGTGTTAGCAAAATTACGTACTGGATAGTAAAATGTTGATACtaggtgttcacaactgtgaagcgaaattcttgACTGTAATAAGGTTCTTTagtggtaagatggttgatgactcTATCTCggggtcgataaaaatacaaataaattaaatacagttggggccagagatatcaattacgctaaaatgcacaatgaaaatacccaaaactgAATGGGGGTTGGTGAAGAGCAATCAAAAAAAAGTACACAGTTAAAACAATTCAACAAATTCATagtataaagcactctacagtggctgatcagtcCTTTT
Proteins encoded:
- the LOC126101047 gene encoding fatty acid-binding protein-like gives rise to the protein MPLEQCLGRKYKLEKTENFDEFLKAFGASYLVRKMAQVATPVVELSQDGETYTFTSVSPFKTSVLKFKLGEEFSEERHDGVQVKSVIQLQDDSTLFHLQRGDRDTTITRRFTPERVTITMQVDDIICTKVYKSV